The following coding sequences lie in one Oryctolagus cuniculus chromosome 7, mOryCun1.1, whole genome shotgun sequence genomic window:
- the HCN3 gene encoding potassium/sodium hyperpolarization-activated cyclic nucleotide-gated channel 3 isoform X2, with the protein MEAEQRPAAGAGEGATPGLDVAPPAAPAPSTAASGPTPASAPEPKRRQLGTLLQPTVNKFSLRVFGSHKAVEIEQERVKSAGAWIIHPYSDFRFYWDLIMLLLMVGNLIILPVGITFFKEENSPPWIVFNVLSDTFFLLDLVLNFRTGIVVEEGAEILLAPRAIRTRYLRTWFLVDLISSIPVDYIFLVVELEPRLDAEVYKTARALRIVRFTKILSLLRLLRLSRLIRYIHQWEEIFHMTYDLASAVVRIFNLIGMMLLLCHWDGCLQFLVPMLQDFPPDCWVSINRMVNHSWGRQYSHALFKAMSHMLCIGYGQQAPVGMPDVWLTMLSMIVGATCYAMFIGHATALIQSLDSSRRQYQEKYKQVEQYMSFHKLPADTRQRIHEYYEHRYQGKMFDEESILGELSEPLREEIINFTCRGLVAHMPLFAHADPSFVTAVLTKLRFEVFQPGDLVVREGSVGRKMYFIQHGLLSVLARGARDTRLTDGSYFGEICLLTRGRRTASVRADTYCRLYSLSVDHFNAVLEEFPMMRRAFETVAMDRLRRIGPRHGGSHGAFLEDGEKMRAPGQRQESQPPAAATSSAPRRNREAEPSVWRVPPAARQRT; encoded by the exons ATGGAGGCAGAGCAGCGGCCAGCTGCGGGGGCCGGCGAAGGGGCGACCCCTGGACTGGATGTGGCGCCGCCCGCTGCTCCAGCCCCTTCGACCGCGGCCTCAGGTCCGACCCCCGCGTCTGCGCCCGAGCCTAAGAGGAGGCAGCTCGGGACGCTGCTCCAGCCCACGGTCAACAAGTTCTCCCTTCGAGTGTTTGGCAGCCACAAAGCAGTGGAAATCGAGCAGGAGCGGGTGAAGTCAGCCGGGGCCTGgatcatccacccctacagcgaCTTCCG GTTTTACTGGGATCTGATCATGCTGCTGCTGATGGTGGGGAACCTCATCATCCTGCCCGTGGGCATCACCTTCTTCAAGGAGGAGAACTCCCCACCCTGGATCGTCTTCAATGTCCTCTCCGACACCTTCTTTCTGCTGGACCTGGTGCTCAACTTTCGGACGGGCATCGTGGTGGAGGAGGGCGCTGAGATCCTGCTCGCACCACGGGCCATCCGCACCCGCTACCTGCGCACCTGGTTCCTGGTCGACCTCATCTCCTCCATCCCCGTGGATTACATCTTCCTGGTGGTGGAACTGGAGCCGCGGCTGGATGCTGAGGTCTACAAAACGGCTCGGGCCCTGCGCATCGTCCGCTTCACTAAGATCCTCAGCCTGCTGCGGCTGCTCCGCCTCTCCCGCCTCATCCGCTACATACACcagtgggaggag ATCTTTCACATGACCTATgacctggccagcgctgtggttcgcATCTTCAACCTCATTGGGATGATGCTGCTGCTGTGTCACTGGGATGGCTGTCTCCAGTTCCTGGTCCCCATGCTGCAGGACTTCCCTCCCGACTGCTGGGTGTCCATCAACCGCATGGTG AACCACTCGTGGGGCCGCCAGTATTCCCACGCCCTGTTCAAGGCCATGAGCCACATGCTGTGCATTGGCTACGGGCAGCAGGCACCCGTAGGCATGCCCGACGTCTGGCTCACCATGCTCAGCATGATCGTGGGCGCCACGTGCTACGCCATGTTCATCGGTCACGCCACCGCCCTCATCCAGTCCCTGGACTCTTCCCGGCGTCAATACCAGGAAAAG TACAAGCAGGTGGAGCAGTACATGTCCTTCCACAAGCTGCCGGCCGACACCCGGCAGCGCATCCATGAATACTACGAGCACCGCTACCAGGGCAAGATGTTCGACGAGGAGAGCATCCTAGGAGAGCTGAGCGAGCCGCTACGGGAG GAGATCATTAACTTCACCTGCCGGGGCCTGGTGGCCCACATGCCGCTGTTTGCCCACGCCGACCCCAGCTTCGTCACCGCGGTGCTCACCAAGCTGCGCTTCGAGGTCTTCCAGCCAGGGGACCTCGTGGTGCGGGAGGGCTCCGTGGGCAGGAAGATGTACTTCATCCAGCACGGGCTGCTCAGCGTGCTGGCGCGCGGCGCCCGGGACACCCGCCTCACGGACGGATCCTACTTTGGAG AGATCTGCCTCCTGACTCGGGGCCGGCGCACGGCCAGCGTGCGGGCTGACACCTACTGCCGCCTCTACTCACTCAGCGTGGACCACTTCAACGCCGTGCTCGAGGAGTTTCCCATGATGCGCCGGGCCTTCGAGACTGTGGCCATGGACCGGCTGCGCCGCATCG GTCCCCGACACGGAGGAAGCCACGGAGCTTTCCTGGAGGACGGAGAGAAGATGAGGGccccaggccaacgccaggagagCCAGCCACCTGCCGCGGCCACCTCAAGCGCTCCACGGAGGAACCGGGAGGCTGAGCCAAGTGTCTGGCGTGTCCCACCAGCGGCGCGGCAGAGAACGTGA
- the HCN3 gene encoding potassium/sodium hyperpolarization-activated cyclic nucleotide-gated channel 3 isoform X1 — protein sequence MEAEQRPAAGAGEGATPGLDVAPPAAPAPSTAASGPTPASAPEPKRRQLGTLLQPTVNKFSLRVFGSHKAVEIEQERVKSAGAWIIHPYSDFRFYWDLIMLLLMVGNLIILPVGITFFKEENSPPWIVFNVLSDTFFLLDLVLNFRTGIVVEEGAEILLAPRAIRTRYLRTWFLVDLISSIPVDYIFLVVELEPRLDAEVYKTARALRIVRFTKILSLLRLLRLSRLIRYIHQWEEIFHMTYDLASAVVRIFNLIGMMLLLCHWDGCLQFLVPMLQDFPPDCWVSINRMVNHSWGRQYSHALFKAMSHMLCIGYGQQAPVGMPDVWLTMLSMIVGATCYAMFIGHATALIQSLDSSRRQYQEKYKQVEQYMSFHKLPADTRQRIHEYYEHRYQGKMFDEESILGELSEPLREEIINFTCRGLVAHMPLFAHADPSFVTAVLTKLRFEVFQPGDLVVREGSVGRKMYFIQHGLLSVLARGARDTRLTDGSYFGEICLLTRGRRTASVRADTYCRLYSLSVDHFNAVLEEFPMMRRAFETVAMDRLRRIGKKNSILQRKRTEPSPGSSGGIMEQHLVQHDRDMARGVQGLAPGTGAQLSGKPVLWEPLVHAPLQAAAVTSSVAIALTHQRGPLPLSPDSPAALLARSARRSVGSPASPLVPVRAGPLLARGPWASTSRLPAPPARTLHASLSRAGRSQVSLLGPPPGGGGRWLGPRGRPLSASQPSLPQRATGDGSPGRKGSGSDRLPPSGLLAKPPGSAQPPRPPVPEPATPRGPQLPANM from the exons ATGGAGGCAGAGCAGCGGCCAGCTGCGGGGGCCGGCGAAGGGGCGACCCCTGGACTGGATGTGGCGCCGCCCGCTGCTCCAGCCCCTTCGACCGCGGCCTCAGGTCCGACCCCCGCGTCTGCGCCCGAGCCTAAGAGGAGGCAGCTCGGGACGCTGCTCCAGCCCACGGTCAACAAGTTCTCCCTTCGAGTGTTTGGCAGCCACAAAGCAGTGGAAATCGAGCAGGAGCGGGTGAAGTCAGCCGGGGCCTGgatcatccacccctacagcgaCTTCCG GTTTTACTGGGATCTGATCATGCTGCTGCTGATGGTGGGGAACCTCATCATCCTGCCCGTGGGCATCACCTTCTTCAAGGAGGAGAACTCCCCACCCTGGATCGTCTTCAATGTCCTCTCCGACACCTTCTTTCTGCTGGACCTGGTGCTCAACTTTCGGACGGGCATCGTGGTGGAGGAGGGCGCTGAGATCCTGCTCGCACCACGGGCCATCCGCACCCGCTACCTGCGCACCTGGTTCCTGGTCGACCTCATCTCCTCCATCCCCGTGGATTACATCTTCCTGGTGGTGGAACTGGAGCCGCGGCTGGATGCTGAGGTCTACAAAACGGCTCGGGCCCTGCGCATCGTCCGCTTCACTAAGATCCTCAGCCTGCTGCGGCTGCTCCGCCTCTCCCGCCTCATCCGCTACATACACcagtgggaggag ATCTTTCACATGACCTATgacctggccagcgctgtggttcgcATCTTCAACCTCATTGGGATGATGCTGCTGCTGTGTCACTGGGATGGCTGTCTCCAGTTCCTGGTCCCCATGCTGCAGGACTTCCCTCCCGACTGCTGGGTGTCCATCAACCGCATGGTG AACCACTCGTGGGGCCGCCAGTATTCCCACGCCCTGTTCAAGGCCATGAGCCACATGCTGTGCATTGGCTACGGGCAGCAGGCACCCGTAGGCATGCCCGACGTCTGGCTCACCATGCTCAGCATGATCGTGGGCGCCACGTGCTACGCCATGTTCATCGGTCACGCCACCGCCCTCATCCAGTCCCTGGACTCTTCCCGGCGTCAATACCAGGAAAAG TACAAGCAGGTGGAGCAGTACATGTCCTTCCACAAGCTGCCGGCCGACACCCGGCAGCGCATCCATGAATACTACGAGCACCGCTACCAGGGCAAGATGTTCGACGAGGAGAGCATCCTAGGAGAGCTGAGCGAGCCGCTACGGGAG GAGATCATTAACTTCACCTGCCGGGGCCTGGTGGCCCACATGCCGCTGTTTGCCCACGCCGACCCCAGCTTCGTCACCGCGGTGCTCACCAAGCTGCGCTTCGAGGTCTTCCAGCCAGGGGACCTCGTGGTGCGGGAGGGCTCCGTGGGCAGGAAGATGTACTTCATCCAGCACGGGCTGCTCAGCGTGCTGGCGCGCGGCGCCCGGGACACCCGCCTCACGGACGGATCCTACTTTGGAG AGATCTGCCTCCTGACTCGGGGCCGGCGCACGGCCAGCGTGCGGGCTGACACCTACTGCCGCCTCTACTCACTCAGCGTGGACCACTTCAACGCCGTGCTCGAGGAGTTTCCCATGATGCGCCGGGCCTTCGAGACTGTGGCCATGGACCGGCTGCGCCGCATCG GCAAGAAGAATTCCATCCTGCAGCGGAAGCGCACCGAGCCAAGTCCGGGCAGCAGTGGTGGCATCATGGAGCAGCACTTGGTGCAACACGACAGGGACATGGCTCGGGgtgtccagggcctggccccgggcACAGGAGCTCAGCTCAGCGGaaagccagtgctgtgggagCCCCTGGTGCACGCACCCCTGCAGGCAGCCGCCGTGACCTCCAGCGTGGCCATCGCCCTGACTCACCAGAGgggccctctgcccctctcccccgactccccagctgccctcctTGCACGCTCGGCTCGGCGCTCAGTAGGCTCCCCGGCCTCCCCGCTGGTGCCTGTCCGAGCTGGCCCTCTGCTGGCCCGAGGACCCTGGGCATCCACCTcccgcctgcctgcccctcctgcccgaACCCTCCATGCCAGCCTGTCACGGGCAGGGCGCTCCCAGGTCTCTCTGCTGGGCCCTCCCCCAGGGGGAGGTGGACGTTGGCTGGGACCTCGGGGCCGCCCACTCTCAGCCTCCCAACCTTCTCTGCCTCAGCGGGCAACAGGGGATGGCTCTCCCGGGCGCAAGGGCTCAGGAAGTGACCGCCTGCCCCCCTCGGGGCTCCTGGCCAAGCCTCCAGGGTCAGCCCAGCCCCCCAGGCCACCAGTGCCTGAGCCAGCCACCCCCCggggcccccagctccctgccaacatgtGA